The Solenopsis invicta isolate M01_SB chromosome 3, UNIL_Sinv_3.0, whole genome shotgun sequence region ATACCTGTAGGAGTCAAGAGTTGCCATGAACCAAATCGCAATAAGTAGTTGTTTCTCTGCAGAAATTTGTTTTTGACCACTCGTTGCTTGTAATCCTTCACCAATTAAAGATAACACCATCTCGAATGTTCCGGGGAACATTCTAAAATATGGTTATAAATAACTtacatttgtgataaaaatttttctcataatttttatgcaaattggaatttttcaaaaatactcagGCTGAAGTTACGCGGAAAATACAGTCTATAGAACTGCAGCCTTAGAAATACTTGGAAAGCCTATATATACatcttctcttaaaattttttatgcaaattctgaaataatttcatcccattatttttacaaaatacttttaacttttttagattttataacatttggTAGAAATTATAGAACATAAATTCTTAGAAATCTTAGGGATATTTGATAA contains the following coding sequences:
- the LOC120357248 gene encoding uncharacterized protein LOC120357248 isoform X2 yields the protein MVLSLIGEGLQATSGQKQISAEKQLLIAIWFMATLDSYRSVCVKFGVGKATAFRALRRVTYALQCIAPRFIK